The Streptomyces sp. Je 1-332 genome has a window encoding:
- a CDS encoding STAS domain-containing protein, with protein sequence MPTQTHRLIIHELARCDECAVLRVSGELDQSGEKFFLRTLGASVMAGHRHLVLDVTALVFCDSRGLNCLLGVRWLLRRREGQLLLAGAGRHLAELLTLTGSTEILPRYLTVGQALLALPPAHRPTWPPAPSPRSDGAAADTPPPGP encoded by the coding sequence ATGCCGACGCAGACCCATCGCCTCATCATCCACGAGCTCGCACGGTGTGACGAGTGCGCTGTATTGCGGGTGAGCGGTGAACTCGACCAGAGCGGAGAGAAGTTCTTTCTGCGCACCCTCGGCGCCTCCGTCATGGCGGGTCATCGACATCTCGTGCTCGATGTGACGGCGCTGGTGTTCTGCGATTCCCGCGGGCTCAACTGCCTGCTCGGAGTGCGGTGGTTGCTGAGGCGCCGCGAGGGCCAGCTGCTGCTGGCGGGAGCCGGTCGGCATCTCGCCGAACTCCTGACGCTGACCGGCAGCACGGAGATCTTGCCCCGCTATCTCACGGTGGGCCAGGCCCTGCTTGCCCTGCCCCCCGCGCACCGCCCCACATGGCCGCCCGCGCCATCACCCCGCTCGGACGGTGCGGCGGCCGACACCCCGCCCCCTGGCCCCTGA
- the bla gene encoding class A beta-lactamase has product MQLTRVRRAALGAVATLCLVPLVACADDEPSASSSPSTASTTSAGTTKPAGAKKPFAPGLKALERKFDARLGLYAIDTGTGREVAYNAGERFAYNSTFKALAAGAVLRKYSLSGLDRRITYSKDDLVANSPVTEKHVDTGMTLGELCDAAVRYSDNAAANLLFDQLGGPKGLDGVLEKMGDDVTQMDRIEPELSTWVPGEKRDTSTPRALAKDLRAFVLGDALRKGERAQLTKWLKSNTTGDHTIRAGVPKNWVVGDKTGTGSYYGARNDIAVVWPPDSAPIVMAILSNRGKKDAEPSDKLIAEATSVAVDSLS; this is encoded by the coding sequence ATGCAGCTCACCCGCGTCCGTCGCGCCGCTCTCGGCGCGGTCGCCACGCTCTGCCTCGTACCGCTCGTGGCCTGCGCCGATGACGAGCCATCGGCTTCGTCGTCGCCGTCAACGGCGAGCACGACGTCCGCAGGAACCACGAAGCCCGCGGGGGCGAAGAAGCCGTTCGCCCCCGGTCTCAAGGCACTTGAGCGCAAGTTCGACGCGCGGCTCGGCCTCTACGCCATCGATACCGGCACCGGACGCGAGGTCGCCTACAACGCCGGTGAGCGCTTCGCCTACAACTCCACGTTCAAGGCGCTCGCCGCCGGAGCCGTGCTGCGCAAGTACTCCCTGAGCGGCCTCGACCGGAGGATCACGTACTCCAAGGACGATCTGGTCGCCAACTCGCCCGTGACCGAGAAGCACGTCGACACCGGGATGACCCTGGGCGAACTGTGCGACGCCGCCGTCCGCTACAGCGACAACGCCGCCGCCAACCTGCTCTTCGACCAGCTCGGCGGGCCCAAGGGCCTGGACGGCGTCCTGGAGAAGATGGGCGATGACGTCACGCAAATGGACCGCATCGAGCCCGAGTTGAGCACATGGGTTCCCGGCGAGAAGCGCGACACGTCCACGCCCCGGGCGCTGGCCAAGGACCTGCGTGCGTTCGTCCTCGGGGACGCTCTCCGCAAGGGCGAGCGCGCCCAGCTCACCAAGTGGCTGAAGAGCAACACCACCGGGGACCACACCATCCGGGCCGGTGTGCCCAAGAACTGGGTGGTGGGCGACAAGACGGGAACCGGCAGCTACTACGGCGCCCGCAACGACATCGCCGTGGTCTGGCCCCCCGACAGCGCCCCCATCGTCATGGCGATCCTGTCGAACCGAGGCAAGAAGGACGCCGAACCCTCCGACAAGCTCATCGCGGAAGCGACCTCGGTGGCCGTCGACTCGCTGTCGTAG
- a CDS encoding DUF6506 family protein yields the protein MALTSWGFIYTAAGSEASGEVNVVDTGQCRTVLVGVPKPEDGIEAARRLVGEGVQMIELCGGFGPVWAGRIIEAIDGAVPVGVVGYGPEAVDQVHAIFS from the coding sequence ATGGCGCTCACCAGTTGGGGCTTCATCTACACCGCGGCAGGCAGCGAGGCGAGTGGTGAGGTGAACGTCGTCGACACGGGGCAGTGCCGCACGGTGCTCGTGGGGGTGCCCAAGCCGGAGGACGGCATCGAGGCCGCGCGCCGTCTGGTCGGTGAAGGTGTGCAGATGATCGAGCTGTGCGGAGGCTTCGGGCCCGTGTGGGCCGGGCGCATCATCGAGGCGATCGACGGCGCGGTCCCGGTGGGCGTCGTCGGTTACGGGCCCGAAGCGGTCGACCAGGTGCACGCGATCTTCTCCTGA
- a CDS encoding oxidoreductase, producing the protein MTQQQRWTTEQIPDQTERVFVVTGANSGLGLATTRALARQGGHVVLAVRDEEKGRRAVAEITAGQPDASLEVRRLDLADLDSVRGFADRLRADHPRLDVLINNAGVMAPPRTLSRQGHELQFACNHLGHFALTGLLLDLLAAGTDPRVVTVSSINHRQGCIRFDDLTGERGYKPMGYYNQSKLANAVFGRELHLRLAESRSPVRSVLAHPGYTATHLQTGTPIGLWRVLLGRIGNPLFAQRPADGALPQLYAATEPAVESGQFIGPGGMAELRGAPTRVQLAPVATDTETGRRLWDLSERLTGVRFAFPAAV; encoded by the coding sequence ATGACGCAGCAACAGCGCTGGACAACCGAGCAGATCCCCGACCAGACCGAGCGGGTGTTCGTCGTCACCGGAGCCAACAGCGGCCTCGGTCTGGCGACCACCCGGGCACTCGCCCGGCAAGGCGGGCACGTGGTCCTAGCGGTCCGCGACGAAGAGAAGGGCCGGCGAGCGGTAGCGGAGATCACCGCGGGACAGCCGGACGCGAGCCTCGAAGTGCGCCGCCTCGACCTGGCCGACCTCGATTCGGTCCGCGGCTTCGCCGATCGGCTGCGCGCCGACCACCCGCGCCTCGACGTGCTCATCAACAACGCGGGCGTGATGGCGCCGCCTCGCACGCTCAGCAGGCAGGGCCACGAGCTGCAGTTCGCCTGCAACCACCTCGGCCACTTCGCGCTCACCGGCCTGTTGCTCGACCTGCTGGCCGCGGGGACCGATCCGCGCGTGGTGACGGTGAGTTCGATCAACCATCGGCAGGGGTGCATCCGCTTCGACGACCTGACGGGCGAGCGCGGCTACAAGCCCATGGGCTACTACAACCAGTCGAAGCTCGCCAACGCCGTCTTCGGCCGCGAACTCCACCTCCGCCTCGCCGAGTCACGCAGCCCGGTGCGCAGCGTGCTCGCCCACCCCGGCTATACCGCCACCCACCTCCAGACGGGCACTCCGATCGGCCTGTGGCGCGTGCTGCTCGGCCGCATCGGCAACCCGCTGTTCGCCCAGCGCCCGGCTGACGGCGCACTCCCCCAGCTGTACGCGGCGACCGAACCAGCAGTGGAGAGCGGTCAGTTCATCGGTCCCGGCGGTATGGCCGAGCTGCGCGGCGCGCCGACGCGGGTGCAACTGGCTCCCGTGGCGACGGACACGGAGACCGGGCGGCGGCTGTGGGATCTCTCGGAGCGGCTGACCGGCGTACGGTTCGCGTTTCCGGCGGCCGTGTAG
- a CDS encoding TetR family transcriptional regulator, producing MAERKRQLVSNELTEAALQLLARKGFDAVTIDEIVTTAGVSRRTFFRYFASKEDVVVQFLADMGVGIHAELAARPADERPSVALRHAVWVPLAACGDHCERVLPVVRLILRTPALRARFLEHQAQWGDDLTGEVARRLGRDAGVDLYPRLAAGMALSAFDAVLQRWSDSDGVEDPAALTDRAFAVIAPALDASEA from the coding sequence ATGGCCGAGCGCAAACGGCAGCTCGTCTCGAACGAGTTGACCGAAGCGGCGCTGCAGCTCCTTGCCCGAAAGGGGTTCGACGCGGTCACCATCGACGAGATCGTGACCACGGCGGGCGTCTCCCGGCGGACGTTCTTCCGTTACTTCGCCTCCAAGGAGGACGTGGTCGTCCAGTTCCTGGCCGACATGGGAGTCGGTATCCACGCGGAGTTGGCGGCGCGACCCGCCGACGAGCGGCCCTCCGTGGCGCTGCGGCACGCGGTCTGGGTTCCCCTCGCCGCATGTGGCGACCACTGCGAGCGGGTGCTGCCCGTGGTGCGGCTGATTCTGCGCACCCCGGCCCTGCGCGCCCGCTTCCTGGAGCACCAGGCGCAGTGGGGCGACGACCTGACGGGGGAGGTGGCGCGACGTCTGGGGCGCGACGCGGGCGTGGATCTGTACCCACGGCTGGCCGCCGGGATGGCGCTGTCCGCCTTCGACGCCGTGCTGCAACGGTGGAGCGACAGTGACGGCGTCGAGGATCCGGCCGCGCTGACCGACCGGGCCTTCGCCGTCATCGCCCCCGCGCTGGACGCGTCGGAAGCGTAG
- a CDS encoding GNAT family N-acetyltransferase, producing the protein MTTPATLPSGLTVRPATLDDATAVCALLNEIDLLEIGRTDTELADIQGYLKHPEVDLERDSWLLFDDGRLIAYGLLWDESGGEQIDTECYALPGRPQATRQLFDLVEARAAERAAANGADRAVVHLHLNIAPTIDPRALRGRGWTTVRRYNSMVRPLSTATDRLPEQPPGVSLRPCLAEEDRRRAHALLQETFADHFDFHPRTYDQWLDDIDAERADWSLLWIAHVDGVGDAAVLHARNDRTSMAWISSLGVLRQVRGRGLGSYLLRHAFGHCAALGRERIGLGVDTSNSSGALALYERHGMTLDFALQAWELIRPVAR; encoded by the coding sequence ATGACCACGCCCGCCACCCTTCCGTCCGGCCTTACGGTGCGCCCCGCGACGCTCGACGACGCGACGGCGGTGTGCGCGCTGCTCAACGAGATCGACCTGCTGGAGATCGGTCGCACGGACACCGAACTCGCCGATATCCAGGGCTACTTGAAGCATCCGGAGGTCGACCTGGAGCGCGACTCCTGGTTGCTGTTCGACGACGGGCGGCTGATTGCGTACGGGCTGCTGTGGGACGAGTCCGGCGGCGAGCAGATCGACACGGAGTGCTACGCGCTGCCCGGTCGGCCCCAGGCCACCCGCCAGCTGTTCGACCTGGTGGAGGCGCGTGCGGCGGAGCGGGCCGCCGCCAACGGAGCGGACCGGGCGGTGGTGCACCTGCACCTCAACATCGCCCCCACCATCGACCCGCGTGCGCTGCGCGGACGCGGCTGGACGACGGTCCGGCGCTACAACTCCATGGTCCGCCCCCTGTCCACGGCCACGGACCGGCTGCCCGAGCAGCCGCCCGGCGTGAGCCTGCGCCCCTGTCTGGCCGAGGAGGACCGGCGGCGCGCCCACGCGCTGCTTCAGGAGACCTTCGCCGACCACTTCGACTTCCACCCGCGTACGTACGACCAGTGGCTGGACGACATCGACGCCGAGCGCGCCGACTGGTCCCTGCTGTGGATCGCGCACGTCGACGGCGTCGGCGACGCGGCGGTGCTGCACGCCCGCAACGACCGCACCTCGATGGCGTGGATCAGCAGTCTCGGAGTGTTGCGCCAGGTCCGGGGCCGGGGTCTGGGCAGCTATCTCCTGCGCCACGCCTTCGGCCACTGCGCGGCGCTCGGCCGCGAGCGGATAGGCCTCGGCGTGGACACCAGCAACAGCAGCGGCGCTCTCGCCCTGTACGAGCGCCACGGCATGACCCTCGACTTCGCTCTCCAGGCCTGGGAGCTGATCCGCCCCGTCGCGCGCTGA
- a CDS encoding N-acetyltransferase: MSNSPSHTWITRAETSADIPAIRAVVVAAFDTPAEADLVDALRADPAWIDGLSVVTADQDGKIVGHALLTRCRIGDTPALCLAPVAVLPEYQKTGAGSAAIRAALDVARDRGERFVTVLGHPAYYPRFGFTRASAYGIGISIEVPDEAMMALALDAGHPLPSGMVRYAAPFGI, translated from the coding sequence ATGAGCAATTCCCCGAGCCACACCTGGATCACGCGCGCCGAGACCAGCGCTGACATCCCCGCCATCCGTGCCGTCGTCGTCGCCGCGTTCGACACCCCGGCGGAGGCCGACCTCGTCGACGCGCTGCGCGCCGACCCCGCGTGGATCGACGGCCTTTCCGTCGTCACCGCCGACCAGGACGGCAAGATCGTCGGCCACGCGCTGCTGACCCGCTGCCGCATCGGGGACACCCCGGCCCTGTGCCTGGCTCCCGTCGCCGTACTCCCCGAGTACCAGAAGACCGGTGCCGGTTCCGCGGCGATCCGGGCCGCGCTCGACGTGGCCAGGGACCGGGGCGAGCGCTTCGTCACCGTCCTCGGGCACCCGGCGTACTACCCCCGGTTCGGCTTCACCCGCGCCTCCGCGTACGGGATCGGCATCAGCATCGAGGTTCCCGACGAGGCCATGATGGCTCTCGCCCTCGACGCGGGTCACCCGCTGCCCAGCGGCATGGTGCGCTACGCCGCGCCCTTCGGCATCTAG
- a CDS encoding ribonuclease H, giving the protein MSDLIIAACDGAAKKNPGPAAWAWVVADADERPQRWEAGPLGDTTNNVAELTALAELLESTDPAVPLEVRMDSQYAMNAVTKWIASWKRNGWLTAAKKPVANKDLVVRIDALLQGRAVTFRHVAAHQADGDHLNAIADVAASDAATTQQSAGTAHGALTIPEPRPERMTASPAAARPRKSATSRSGKGSSGGVIKAKFPGRCHCQKPYAAGEKIAKNAHGWGHVECRDA; this is encoded by the coding sequence ATGTCTGACTTGATCATCGCCGCCTGTGACGGAGCCGCGAAGAAGAATCCCGGCCCTGCGGCCTGGGCCTGGGTGGTCGCCGATGCCGACGAGCGCCCGCAGCGGTGGGAGGCGGGGCCGCTCGGTGACACGACCAACAACGTGGCCGAACTGACGGCCCTGGCCGAGCTGTTGGAGTCCACGGACCCGGCCGTGCCGCTGGAGGTCCGCATGGACAGTCAGTACGCGATGAACGCGGTTACCAAGTGGATCGCGTCCTGGAAGCGCAACGGCTGGCTGACCGCGGCGAAGAAGCCGGTGGCCAACAAGGACCTCGTCGTCCGCATCGACGCACTCCTCCAGGGCCGGGCCGTGACCTTCCGGCACGTCGCGGCCCACCAGGCGGACGGTGACCACCTCAACGCGATCGCCGACGTCGCGGCCAGCGACGCCGCGACGACGCAGCAGTCCGCCGGAACCGCACACGGCGCCCTCACGATCCCGGAGCCCCGGCCCGAGCGCATGACCGCCTCACCTGCCGCCGCCCGGCCGCGCAAGAGCGCCACCTCCCGGTCGGGCAAGGGGAGTTCGGGCGGCGTCATCAAGGCCAAGTTCCCCGGCCGCTGCCACTGCCAGAAGCCCTACGCCGCGGGAGAGAAGATCGCGAAGAACGCGCACGGCTGGGGTCACGTGGAGTGCCGGGACGCCTGA